The following coding sequences lie in one Listeria ivanovii subsp. londoniensis genomic window:
- a CDS encoding anthranilate synthase component II, whose translation MILLIDHNDSFTYNLYQYFSELGEDIRVVSAANLTLDKFSALNPEMVVLSPGPGSPEEFPTSLEILDKTSLPILGICLGHQMIATVFGAKVVRANVPVHGKTSFITHDQAGLFTGLATPFLVTRYHSLIVQNNSLSAELEITAITDDGIIMGLKHATKPIYSVQFHPEAILSECGHELLQNFVRIGRNEK comes from the coding sequence ATGATTTTACTAATTGATCATAATGATTCATTTACCTATAATTTATACCAATATTTTTCAGAGCTTGGGGAAGATATCCGCGTTGTCTCCGCAGCGAATTTGACACTTGATAAATTTTCAGCACTTAACCCAGAAATGGTCGTACTTTCTCCTGGACCTGGTTCGCCGGAAGAATTCCCTACCAGTTTGGAAATTCTCGATAAAACTAGTTTACCTATTTTAGGTATTTGCTTAGGACATCAAATGATTGCAACTGTTTTTGGAGCTAAAGTTGTTCGGGCTAATGTTCCAGTTCACGGAAAGACGAGCTTCATCACGCACGATCAAGCAGGGTTATTTACAGGACTTGCGACCCCATTTCTAGTAACTCGCTACCATTCGCTAATTGTGCAAAATAATTCCCTTTCAGCCGAATTAGAAATAACAGCTATAACAGATGACGGCATTATCATGGGATTAAAGCATGCCACAAAACCAATTTATAGTGTGCAGTTCCATCCAGAAGCCATTCTTTCTGAATGCGGACACGAACTACTTCAAAATTTTGTACGGATAGGGAGAAATGAAAAATGA
- the pabB gene encoding aminodeoxychorismate synthase component I: MSLLRFDFEGEVKIFENPLQELVANDLSEVLSVMRAAEEAQKSGKYVAGFVSYEAAPAFKQSLVTKTSDETLPLVWFGVYDHFTDAIFETEQATAISFKMDTDYSKYAKKIAAIKSEIAAGNTYQLNYTVRLKGDLPDYFSAKATYQTLQQAGKANYTAFLSTDNFQIISTSPELFFKQQGTLLTTRPMKGTVRRGKTDDADRAAHDWLMNDPKNRAENVMIVDLLRNDLGMIARPGSVKVPKLMTLEPYPTVWQMTSTVTAETLPDTSLTAIFKALFPCGSITGAPKAKTMEIISALEDSPRGVYCGAIGYLEPNGNAIFNVPIRTISITNKKATYGVGGGIVWDSDTESEFSEIHAKSAILKNQATFSLIECLRLENGQLARLASHLERLEKSAHHFGFPINRKEMEQQWRKIAENQPTGTHKFRVLLHSDGSTKFELTEISAKSSPITASLASKPVLANDPFLYHKTTNRTIYNNLKNTHTDETLLWNENGELTEFINGNIVLGIKNHLLTPPLSSGLLPGTMRASLLAEKKIFEQTLTKRDLLEADFVWLINSVRGFVAVEIKR; the protein is encoded by the coding sequence ATGAGTTTGTTACGATTTGATTTTGAAGGTGAAGTTAAAATATTTGAAAATCCTCTGCAAGAACTTGTTGCTAATGATTTGAGTGAGGTTTTATCTGTTATGCGTGCAGCAGAAGAAGCGCAAAAATCGGGAAAATATGTTGCTGGTTTTGTTAGCTATGAGGCTGCTCCTGCTTTTAAACAAAGTTTGGTGACGAAAACTTCTGATGAAACTCTACCGCTTGTTTGGTTTGGCGTATATGATCATTTCACAGATGCCATTTTTGAAACGGAGCAAGCTACAGCTATCTCTTTTAAAATGGATACAGATTATTCTAAGTATGCCAAGAAAATCGCAGCAATCAAGTCTGAAATAGCTGCTGGGAACACCTATCAACTTAACTACACCGTGCGACTCAAGGGCGATTTACCTGATTACTTTTCTGCTAAAGCGACTTATCAGACTTTACAACAAGCTGGAAAAGCAAATTACACGGCATTTCTTTCTACTGATAACTTTCAAATCATTTCTACGTCACCTGAATTATTTTTTAAACAACAAGGGACTTTGCTGACGACCAGACCGATGAAAGGCACTGTTCGACGCGGAAAAACGGATGACGCAGATCGAGCTGCACATGATTGGCTAATGAACGACCCAAAAAACCGCGCAGAAAATGTCATGATTGTGGATTTATTACGCAATGATTTAGGAATGATTGCTCGACCAGGAAGTGTCAAGGTGCCCAAACTAATGACTTTAGAACCTTACCCAACTGTTTGGCAAATGACTTCAACTGTTACTGCCGAGACCCTTCCAGACACAAGTTTAACGGCCATTTTCAAAGCCCTGTTCCCTTGTGGTTCAATAACGGGCGCACCGAAAGCAAAAACAATGGAAATCATTTCTGCTTTAGAAGACTCTCCTCGTGGTGTTTATTGTGGAGCAATCGGATATTTAGAGCCTAATGGAAATGCAATTTTTAACGTTCCCATTCGAACCATTTCCATCACGAATAAGAAAGCGACATATGGTGTAGGTGGCGGTATTGTTTGGGATTCTGATACCGAAAGTGAGTTTTCAGAAATCCATGCTAAATCAGCTATTTTGAAAAACCAAGCTACTTTCTCCTTAATTGAATGTTTACGGTTAGAAAATGGGCAACTAGCTCGACTAGCGTCTCATTTAGAACGCCTTGAAAAAAGCGCACATCATTTTGGATTTCCCATTAATAGGAAAGAAATGGAACAACAATGGCGCAAAATTGCGGAAAATCAACCAACTGGTACACATAAATTCCGCGTTCTATTACATTCTGATGGATCAACCAAGTTTGAGCTCACTGAAATCAGCGCGAAAAGCTCGCCAATTACTGCTTCTTTAGCGAGCAAACCAGTATTGGCAAATGACCCATTTCTTTATCATAAAACGACGAATCGGACTATTTATAATAACTTAAAAAACACCCATACCGATGAAACGCTCTTATGGAACGAAAACGGAGAGCTAACAGAGTTCATTAACGGGAATATAGTTCTAGGTATAAAGAATCATCTTTTAACTCCACCATTATCTTCTGGTCTACTTCCAGGGACAATGAGGGCTAGTTTATTAGCAGAAAAGAAGATTTTCGAACAAACACTAACAAAAAGAGACCTTTTGGAAGCTGACTTTGTGTGGTTAATTAATAGTGTAAGAGGTTTTGTAGCAGTGGAAATCAAGCGTTAA
- a CDS encoding ABC transporter ATP-binding protein: MKVLFHHLKNYKLQATLSTLFVVVMVISQLWQPKLLQQVLDAIMKDDMDKISSIGVLLIGIAAVGLVAGVLNTILSAKVAQGVGADIRESSFRKIQTFSFSNIEKLSTGNLVVRQTNDITQVQNLVMLSLQSLTRIPIMFIGAFILAMFTLPELWWVIIVLVVLVVLIVVFTFGSMGKHFAIIQSLIDRVNAIAKENLAGMRVVKSFVQEDNEIGRFTTVSDKLTRHTIIVGTLFSVMIPAFMLVSNLAIVVSIYFVGDMAADNPEVIGAIASFMNYLMQIMMAIIIGGMLMMMASRALISLKRITEVLETEPDITYNENAPEQDLDGTVEFRHVSFKYDGDDTPALQDISFKAGVGEMVGIVGATGSGKSTLAQLIPRLYDPTEGEVIIGGTNLKDINKKTLRNTVSFVLQRAILFSGTIADNLRHGKKDATPEEMEKASKIAQAKEFIDKQAKLYDAPVSERGNNFSGGQKQRLSITRGVIGSPKVLILDDSTSALDAKSEKLVKEALNKELDHTTTFIIAQKISSVIQADKILVLDQGKLVGVGSHKELIKENAVYREIYDTQKGKEVTA, translated from the coding sequence ATGAAAGTATTGTTTCATCATCTTAAAAATTACAAACTACAAGCAACACTATCGACACTGTTTGTAGTCGTCATGGTTATCTCACAACTATGGCAACCAAAATTACTCCAACAAGTTCTAGATGCCATTATGAAAGATGATATGGACAAAATCTCGTCCATTGGCGTACTGCTAATCGGTATCGCTGCTGTTGGCCTTGTCGCAGGGGTTCTAAATACGATTCTTTCTGCCAAAGTCGCTCAAGGCGTTGGTGCAGATATTCGTGAATCTAGTTTTCGCAAAATCCAAACATTTTCATTTAGTAATATTGAAAAACTTTCGACCGGTAACCTTGTTGTAAGACAAACAAATGATATTACTCAGGTCCAAAACTTAGTGATGCTTTCACTACAATCGCTAACGAGAATTCCGATTATGTTCATTGGAGCTTTTATCTTAGCGATGTTTACTTTACCTGAATTATGGTGGGTAATTATTGTTCTTGTTGTTCTCGTTGTTCTGATTGTCGTGTTCACTTTCGGTTCGATGGGTAAACATTTTGCGATTATTCAAAGCTTGATTGATCGTGTAAATGCCATCGCGAAAGAAAACCTTGCTGGAATGCGCGTTGTTAAATCTTTCGTCCAAGAAGACAACGAAATTGGTCGCTTCACTACTGTCAGTGACAAATTAACTCGTCATACAATTATCGTTGGAACACTTTTCTCCGTGATGATTCCTGCATTTATGCTCGTTTCTAACTTAGCAATTGTTGTTTCTATCTACTTTGTTGGCGATATGGCAGCGGATAATCCTGAAGTTATCGGGGCAATTGCCTCCTTTATGAACTATCTTATGCAAATTATGATGGCAATTATTATCGGCGGGATGCTGATGATGATGGCTTCACGTGCACTTATTTCATTGAAACGTATTACCGAAGTACTTGAAACAGAGCCAGATATTACGTACAACGAAAATGCACCTGAACAAGACCTAGATGGTACAGTAGAATTTCGCCATGTTAGTTTTAAATACGACGGCGATGATACACCCGCGCTGCAAGATATCTCCTTTAAGGCAGGTGTTGGGGAAATGGTAGGAATCGTTGGTGCCACTGGTTCTGGTAAGTCAACCCTTGCCCAGCTAATCCCTCGCCTTTATGACCCAACAGAAGGTGAAGTTATTATTGGTGGAACTAACTTAAAAGATATTAACAAAAAAACGCTTCGAAATACCGTTTCTTTCGTTCTTCAACGTGCGATTCTTTTCTCTGGAACGATTGCAGATAATTTACGTCATGGTAAAAAAGATGCAACACCCGAAGAAATGGAAAAAGCGAGTAAAATCGCCCAAGCTAAAGAGTTCATTGACAAACAAGCGAAACTCTATGACGCTCCTGTTTCTGAACGTGGGAATAACTTCTCTGGTGGGCAGAAACAACGCTTATCGATCACTCGTGGCGTTATCGGTTCTCCTAAAGTATTAATTCTCGATGACAGTACTAGTGCGCTTGATGCGAAGTCTGAGAAATTAGTAAAAGAAGCACTTAATAAAGAACTCGACCACACCACTACCTTTATCATTGCCCAAAAAATTTCCTCAGTGATTCAAGCAGATAAAATTCTTGTTCTTGATCAAGGAAAACTAGTTGGCGTCGGTTCTCACAAAGAACTTATTAAAGAAAATGCGGTTTACCGTGAAATCTATGACACTCAAAAAGGCAAGGAGGTAACTGCATAA
- a CDS encoding ABC transporter ATP-binding protein, translated as MKEFKQISRFFWHYLKGYKPQLAVILVAVIFATYLQVKAPQYIGNAVQELGDYVVRLMQTGVDDKSDFIHIIWMLVLCYVLLAAATFIQSIIMTGVAGKSTNRMRIGLFRKMEKLSIRFFDSRNDGEMLSRFTSDLDNISNTLNQALIQVLSNIALMVGVIIMMFQQNVELAFVTLISAPFAVAIATIIIRKARKYVDVQQDELGVLNGYIDEKISGQKIIITNGLEEETIEGFVKQNNVVKEATYKGQVYSGLLFPMMQGISLLNTAIVIFFGGWLALNGDLERTAALGLIVMFVQYSQQFYMPLTQISSQYSLLQLAITGARRVSEVFAEEEEVERANLQTIDGINKGVKLDHVDFAYDPEKPVLKDVSIDVSKGKMVALVGPTGSGKTTVMNLLNRFYNVDGGSILFDDIDIRDIRLDSLRKQVGIVLQDSVLFTGTIRDNIIFGKPEATDEEVLDAAKQANIHDFIMSLENGYDTEISDENNIFSVGQKQLMSIARTIITNPSLLILDEATSNVDTVTESRIQKAMDNVISGRTSFVIAHRLKTILDADHIVVLHQGEVIEQGNHDELMKAKGFYSELYHNQFVIE; from the coding sequence ATGAAAGAGTTTAAACAAATTAGCCGCTTTTTCTGGCACTATCTCAAAGGTTATAAACCACAACTTGCTGTCATTTTAGTTGCTGTCATTTTTGCAACATACCTGCAAGTAAAAGCACCACAATATATCGGTAATGCTGTTCAAGAGCTAGGCGATTACGTCGTTCGGTTAATGCAAACTGGCGTGGACGATAAGAGCGACTTCATCCATATTATTTGGATGCTCGTTCTCTGCTACGTACTGCTCGCCGCTGCCACTTTTATCCAAAGTATTATTATGACCGGAGTAGCTGGCAAATCGACGAACAGAATGCGTATAGGGCTTTTCCGCAAGATGGAAAAACTATCGATTCGTTTCTTTGATAGCCGCAATGATGGCGAAATGCTTAGTCGTTTCACTAGTGACTTGGATAACATTTCCAACACACTAAATCAGGCGCTTATTCAAGTTCTTTCTAATATCGCACTAATGGTTGGTGTTATCATCATGATGTTCCAACAAAATGTAGAACTTGCTTTTGTTACACTAATTTCAGCACCGTTTGCAGTAGCTATTGCAACGATTATTATCCGAAAAGCCCGTAAGTATGTCGATGTGCAACAAGATGAACTAGGCGTATTAAACGGCTATATCGATGAAAAAATTTCTGGTCAAAAAATTATTATCACTAATGGCTTGGAAGAAGAAACGATTGAAGGCTTTGTCAAACAAAATAATGTCGTAAAAGAGGCGACTTACAAAGGCCAAGTTTACTCTGGTTTACTTTTCCCAATGATGCAAGGTATTTCACTACTTAATACAGCAATTGTTATCTTCTTTGGAGGATGGTTAGCTTTAAATGGTGACTTAGAACGTACTGCTGCTCTTGGTTTGATTGTCATGTTTGTCCAGTATTCACAACAGTTCTATATGCCACTAACGCAAATCTCGTCCCAGTATAGTTTACTGCAACTTGCAATCACTGGTGCGCGCCGTGTTAGCGAAGTATTTGCCGAGGAAGAAGAAGTCGAACGTGCAAATCTGCAAACCATTGATGGTATTAACAAAGGCGTTAAGCTAGATCATGTCGATTTTGCTTACGACCCTGAAAAGCCAGTTTTAAAAGATGTTTCGATTGATGTAAGTAAAGGGAAAATGGTTGCACTTGTTGGCCCAACTGGTTCTGGTAAGACTACTGTTATGAACTTGCTGAATCGGTTCTATAACGTTGATGGCGGTTCAATTTTGTTTGATGACATTGATATTCGTGACATTAGGCTAGATTCACTACGGAAGCAAGTTGGCATCGTGCTGCAAGACTCGGTACTCTTCACTGGTACGATTCGTGATAATATTATTTTCGGTAAGCCAGAAGCAACAGACGAAGAAGTTCTTGATGCAGCAAAACAAGCTAACATCCATGACTTCATCATGAGTCTAGAAAATGGCTACGATACGGAGATTAGCGATGAAAACAATATTTTCAGTGTCGGTCAAAAGCAGTTAATGAGTATTGCTAGAACTATCATTACTAACCCTTCTCTACTAATTCTAGATGAAGCAACGAGTAATGTAGACACCGTAACAGAAAGCAGAATCCAAAAAGCAATGGATAATGTAATCTCTGGTAGAACAAGTTTCGTTATTGCCCACCGTTTAAAAACAATCCTCGATGCTGACCATATTGTGGTGCTACACCAAGGAGAAGTTATTGAGCAAGGTAATCACGATGAATTGATGAAAGCAAAAGGATTTTATTCGGAGCTTTATCATAATCAGTTTGTGATTGAATAG
- the pbpD1 gene encoding D-alanyl-D-alanine carboxypeptidase PBPD1: protein MENIIKKAGIAIMAVSLAVSGFLVSPNLAEAAEAPNVNANAAIAIEESTGKILYSKDADKLMGIASMTKMMDEYLLLEAINDGKLKWDDKVTISEYAYKVSQDTSLSNVPLRLGEQYTVQELYEAMAIYSANGAAIAISEKIAGSEKEFVAMMNKKAEELKLGEHQFVNSTGLNNEDLKGGQQVGGPKDENKMTARGMAKLAKHLINDYPEVLKTASTTKKEFRKGTSDQTDMTNWNWLLPGLIYGREGVDGLKTGTTDYAGMCLTATAVQNGMRVITVVLHANGGGEGEHTSARFDETNKMLDYSFNNFQVKEVQKADSKVKNPSTIAVDKGKDDTVGLVTKDAVKLVVPKNGNEPKLTTKVTLKDKTLEAPVKKNTEVGEMAVSLKDGDKLGYLDGSQTENVKVVTASDVEKANWFALSAQAVGSFFTGVGNYVADGVQGWFN from the coding sequence GTGGAAAATATAATAAAAAAAGCTGGGATTGCTATCATGGCTGTATCCCTTGCAGTAAGTGGCTTTTTGGTAAGTCCGAATTTAGCGGAAGCCGCAGAAGCACCAAACGTAAATGCAAATGCAGCCATCGCAATTGAAGAAAGTACAGGAAAAATTTTGTATTCAAAAGACGCTGATAAACTCATGGGTATCGCATCAATGACAAAAATGATGGATGAATACTTACTACTTGAAGCAATTAATGATGGAAAGCTAAAATGGGACGATAAAGTAACCATTTCTGAATATGCGTACAAGGTTTCTCAAGATACCTCATTATCCAATGTGCCGCTGAGACTAGGCGAACAGTACACAGTGCAAGAATTATACGAAGCAATGGCGATTTATTCAGCAAACGGTGCAGCAATTGCTATTTCTGAAAAAATTGCTGGTTCTGAAAAAGAGTTCGTAGCGATGATGAACAAAAAAGCAGAAGAACTAAAGCTTGGTGAGCATCAATTTGTTAACTCAACTGGTCTTAATAACGAAGATTTAAAAGGCGGTCAGCAAGTTGGTGGTCCAAAAGATGAAAACAAAATGACAGCTCGCGGTATGGCAAAATTAGCGAAACACTTAATTAATGACTATCCAGAAGTACTTAAAACAGCAAGCACGACCAAAAAGGAATTTCGTAAAGGGACATCTGACCAAACCGACATGACAAACTGGAACTGGCTACTGCCAGGTCTGATTTACGGTCGTGAAGGTGTAGACGGACTGAAAACCGGAACAACAGATTATGCAGGTATGTGTTTGACGGCTACTGCTGTGCAAAATGGTATGCGTGTAATCACGGTCGTACTTCATGCTAATGGTGGGGGCGAAGGAGAACATACTAGTGCCCGTTTTGACGAAACCAACAAAATGCTAGACTACTCTTTTAATAATTTTCAAGTAAAAGAAGTGCAAAAAGCAGACTCGAAAGTGAAAAATCCTTCCACTATTGCCGTAGATAAAGGTAAGGACGATACAGTTGGACTTGTTACAAAAGATGCAGTAAAACTAGTCGTACCAAAAAATGGCAATGAACCAAAATTAACTACAAAGGTTACACTCAAAGATAAAACATTAGAAGCACCAGTCAAGAAAAATACCGAAGTTGGCGAAATGGCTGTCTCCTTGAAAGATGGCGACAAATTAGGCTATCTTGACGGATCACAAACAGAAAATGTTAAAGTTGTGACTGCTAGCGACGTCGAAAAAGCAAACTGGTTTGCCCTTTCCGCACAAGCAGTTGGATCATTCTTTACAGGTGTTGGCAATTATGTGGCTGACGGTGTGCAAGGTTGGTTTAATTAA
- a CDS encoding CocE/NonD family hydrolase, whose translation MKHNRLIIETDIPAKMRDEVTLYADIYRPADEGEYPVLLTRLPYSKAYGLHFIRPNILAEQGYIVIVQDVRGRYTSEGEFVPYIAEVDDGYDTIEWAAKLPYSNGDVGMFGLSYYGYTQILAAISGNKHLKAIAPIMAQNSMTDVFNDHDGALELGMWETWNLESMLPNMLARKYETREELKQAIDKLMKNLDSLDALYKFKPYKNWPAIGPEEMPYFSQLLDYEPTHSHWQGIDAKSNYEKIKVPGLHVAGWYDCFLDKTIANFQNGHTRGLGDRLVIGPWTHANFGQMIGDRDFGMAANAWGEASMHKRHIEWFNHWLKQKPLPEIAPINYFVMGLNEWKTTEEWPPENATITPLYFQKGKVSAEFTQPTTDSEATFSYNPENPVPSNGGGTLHKELHADGPRDQQALELREDILCYTTAPLTEALEVTGSVQVRLWAKTDAPNTDFTAKLVDVFPDGRAFNLADGIIRAAKQYGDRVQNNINEYTIDLWATSNLFRKGHQIRVEISSSNFPRFDPNPNTGESFINSTESQVANQTIYHSPEYPSHILLPIVR comes from the coding sequence GTGAAACATAATCGATTAATTATAGAAACAGACATTCCAGCTAAGATGCGGGACGAGGTAACGCTTTATGCAGATATATATCGCCCAGCAGACGAAGGGGAATATCCAGTTTTACTTACGCGGTTACCTTATAGCAAAGCATACGGACTTCACTTTATTAGACCTAATATTTTGGCAGAGCAAGGTTATATCGTTATCGTTCAAGATGTCCGCGGCAGATATACATCAGAAGGAGAATTTGTCCCTTACATAGCAGAAGTTGATGACGGTTACGATACCATTGAATGGGCAGCTAAACTTCCTTACTCAAATGGGGACGTAGGGATGTTTGGCTTATCTTACTATGGCTACACGCAGATATTAGCAGCAATTAGTGGAAATAAGCATTTGAAGGCAATTGCACCAATTATGGCACAAAATAGCATGACAGACGTGTTTAATGATCATGATGGCGCACTTGAACTAGGTATGTGGGAGACATGGAATCTCGAATCAATGCTACCAAATATGCTCGCAAGAAAATACGAGACGCGAGAAGAGCTAAAACAAGCAATAGACAAGTTAATGAAAAATCTAGATAGCCTAGATGCACTTTACAAGTTCAAACCATACAAAAATTGGCCGGCAATTGGTCCCGAAGAAATGCCCTATTTTTCCCAATTACTTGATTATGAACCAACGCACAGCCACTGGCAGGGAATTGATGCTAAAAGTAATTACGAAAAAATCAAAGTTCCCGGCCTCCATGTCGCTGGCTGGTATGACTGTTTTCTAGATAAAACAATTGCTAATTTCCAAAATGGACACACTAGAGGGCTTGGCGATCGGCTGGTAATTGGACCATGGACACATGCTAATTTTGGGCAAATGATTGGTGACCGTGATTTTGGAATGGCTGCTAATGCGTGGGGGGAAGCGAGTATGCATAAACGGCATATCGAATGGTTTAATCACTGGCTAAAACAAAAACCACTTCCAGAAATAGCGCCAATTAATTACTTTGTTATGGGGCTAAATGAGTGGAAAACTACCGAAGAATGGCCACCTGAAAATGCAACCATTACACCGCTCTATTTTCAAAAAGGGAAAGTAAGCGCCGAGTTTACACAACCAACTACTGATTCTGAAGCTACATTTAGCTACAACCCAGAAAATCCCGTGCCGTCTAATGGTGGAGGAACGCTGCACAAGGAACTGCATGCTGACGGACCGCGCGACCAACAAGCATTAGAATTGCGGGAAGATATACTTTGCTATACAACAGCACCATTAACTGAAGCGTTAGAAGTAACAGGATCTGTGCAAGTAAGGTTATGGGCTAAAACAGATGCGCCAAACACTGATTTTACTGCTAAACTAGTAGATGTATTCCCAGATGGTAGAGCATTTAACCTCGCTGACGGGATTATTCGCGCAGCTAAGCAGTACGGTGATCGAGTGCAAAATAATATCAATGAATACACAATTGATTTATGGGCAACAAGTAATCTATTTCGAAAAGGACACCAAATCCGTGTCGAAATTTCTTCTAGTAACTTTCCAAGATTCGACCCGAACCCAAACACAGGAGAGAGCTTTATTAACTCCACCGAAAGTCAAGTTGCAAACCAAACCATTTATCATAGCCCAGAATACCCGTCACATATCCTATTACCAATTGTTAGATAG
- a CDS encoding DNA topoisomerase III codes for MTKTLVLAEKPSVGKDIGRVLGAKQGKNGYLEGGKYVVTWALGHLVTLADPERYDPKYKNWNMEDLPMLPEKMKLEPIKQTRKQYETVKKLMNRTDITTIVIATDAGREGELVARWIIDYAKIKKPLKRLWISSVTDKAIREGFEHLKPGKAYENLYHSAVARSEADWVVGINATRALTTKYNAQLSCGRVQTPTLAMIQHREEEIRNFKPREYYGITALTEQECFTWNNGQTFDRALAEKLVKSLQGETAVITDVSMKEKKTFSPGLYDLTELQRDANNRYDFSAKETLNIMQTLYERHKILTYPRTDSRFISTDIVPTLKERLQACGVGENAKAARQISSKPIKANKSFVDNSKVSDHHAIIPTEQSVSLGDLSDKERKIYDLVVKRFLAVLSDPYVYEETSVKAKIGQEDFTVKGKVVKSLGWKSIYGEAREPDQLTKMKKGDKIPVKRVNLETGKTKPPARFNEATLLSAMENPAKYMETSSKALAKTLGDTGGLGTVATRADIIEKLFNSFSLEKQGKDIQITSKGRQLLELVPEDLKSPELTARWEQKLSKIAKGELDYRKFTAEMRDYAKKAVLEIKQNDKKFRHDNITSQKCPDCGKPMLKVKGKRGTMLVCQDRECGHRESLSRTTNARCPNCHKRMEMRGEGDKQLFVCVCGYREKLSAFQERRDKQKNKNVSKTDVAKFMKKQNKQEDEPFNNPMAEALAKLKLDK; via the coding sequence ATGACAAAAACATTAGTATTGGCAGAGAAACCGTCTGTCGGTAAAGATATTGGTCGCGTACTCGGTGCTAAACAAGGGAAAAATGGCTATTTAGAAGGCGGAAAGTATGTTGTTACTTGGGCGCTTGGACACCTTGTCACGCTAGCAGACCCAGAACGCTACGACCCCAAATATAAAAATTGGAATATGGAAGATTTACCGATGCTGCCAGAAAAAATGAAGCTAGAACCAATTAAACAAACACGAAAACAATACGAGACAGTGAAAAAACTAATGAATCGTACCGATATTACAACCATCGTTATTGCAACCGATGCAGGACGAGAAGGCGAACTTGTTGCGCGCTGGATTATTGATTATGCAAAAATCAAGAAGCCACTTAAACGACTATGGATTTCATCTGTAACCGACAAAGCAATTCGCGAAGGCTTTGAACATTTAAAACCTGGAAAAGCCTACGAAAATCTATATCATTCTGCTGTTGCGCGTTCGGAAGCTGACTGGGTAGTTGGGATTAACGCAACACGAGCACTTACTACCAAATATAATGCTCAACTTTCATGTGGGCGAGTTCAAACACCTACACTTGCGATGATTCAGCATCGTGAAGAAGAAATTCGCAACTTTAAACCACGTGAGTACTACGGAATTACTGCTTTAACTGAGCAAGAATGTTTCACGTGGAACAATGGGCAAACCTTTGATAGAGCTTTAGCTGAAAAACTAGTGAAATCTTTACAGGGTGAAACAGCTGTTATTACCGATGTTTCTATGAAAGAAAAGAAAACATTTTCTCCAGGGCTATATGACCTGACAGAACTTCAACGCGATGCCAATAATCGTTATGACTTTTCGGCAAAAGAAACGCTTAACATTATGCAAACACTGTATGAGCGTCATAAAATTTTAACTTATCCTCGAACGGACTCACGCTTTATTTCTACGGATATCGTTCCAACCTTAAAAGAACGTCTGCAAGCATGTGGCGTTGGTGAAAATGCGAAAGCCGCGCGCCAAATTAGTAGCAAGCCTATCAAAGCTAATAAATCGTTCGTAGATAACAGCAAAGTTAGTGATCACCATGCGATTATCCCGACAGAACAATCCGTTTCACTTGGAGACTTAAGCGATAAAGAAAGAAAAATCTATGACTTAGTTGTCAAACGTTTCTTAGCAGTACTTTCAGACCCATATGTGTATGAAGAAACCTCTGTTAAAGCAAAAATTGGTCAAGAAGATTTCACGGTAAAAGGAAAAGTCGTTAAATCACTTGGTTGGAAAAGCATTTACGGGGAAGCACGCGAACCAGATCAGCTGACCAAAATGAAAAAAGGCGATAAAATTCCAGTTAAACGAGTAAATTTAGAAACTGGAAAAACTAAGCCGCCCGCTAGATTTAATGAAGCAACACTTTTATCTGCAATGGAAAATCCAGCAAAATATATGGAAACATCAAGTAAAGCGCTAGCGAAAACGCTTGGTGATACAGGTGGACTTGGAACTGTTGCAACTCGAGCAGACATCATTGAAAAACTTTTTAACAGCTTCTCCCTAGAAAAGCAAGGTAAGGACATCCAAATTACTTCTAAAGGACGTCAACTACTTGAGCTAGTTCCAGAAGACTTGAAGTCCCCGGAATTAACTGCTCGTTGGGAACAAAAACTATCTAAAATTGCCAAAGGTGAATTAGATTATCGTAAGTTTACTGCAGAAATGCGCGATTATGCGAAAAAAGCAGTATTGGAAATTAAGCAAAATGATAAGAAATTTCGACATGATAATATTACTTCACAAAAATGTCCTGATTGCGGGAAGCCAATGCTAAAAGTTAAAGGTAAACGCGGTACAATGTTAGTATGTCAAGACCGCGAATGCGGACACCGTGAATCACTTTCGAGAACAACCAATGCCCGTTGTCCTAATTGCCATAAACGGATGGAAATGCGTGGTGAAGGTGACAAACAGCTATTTGTTTGTGTTTGTGGGTATCGTGAGAAGCTATCCGCTTTCCAAGAACGTCGCGATAAGCAAAAAAATAAGAATGTCTCAAAAACAGACGTAGCTAAATTTATGAAAAAACAAAACAAGCAAGAAGATGAACCATTTAATAATCCAATGGCAGAAGCTCTCGCTAAACTAAAACTAGATAAATAA